Proteins encoded within one genomic window of Streptomyces taklimakanensis:
- the gvpO gene encoding gas vesicle protein GvpO: MTENRSDDSADATKDGRRSLPPGEVLRSARSEFTDLTGLHAEGVSRFERTGDGWVLEVEVLELERVPDTMSLMATYEVTLDGDGRLSGYRRVRRYERGRADPSRRG; encoded by the coding sequence ATGACAGAGAACAGAAGCGACGACAGCGCGGACGCGACGAAGGACGGCCGCCGTTCCCTCCCGCCCGGCGAGGTGCTGCGCTCGGCCCGGTCGGAGTTCACCGACCTCACGGGCCTGCACGCCGAGGGCGTCTCCCGGTTCGAGCGGACCGGGGACGGGTGGGTCCTGGAGGTGGAGGTCCTGGAACTCGAACGGGTTCCGGACACGATGAGCCTGATGGCCACGTACGAGGTGACCCTCGACGGCGACGGCCGGCTCAGCGGTTACCGCCGGGTCCGCCGCTACGAGCGGGGCCGGGCCGATCCGTCCCGCCGCGGCTGA
- the gvpJ gene encoding gas vesicle protein GvpJ, with protein sequence MTTAVPAQRSGGGGGSSGLYDVLELILDRGLVIDAFVRVSLVGIEILKIDIRVVVASVDTYLRFAEACNRLDLEAGPRKSPGLPEVLENATESGASSKTKGALAGAAESISDAFRTGRSDEEEPEPRRRRAASRRKEEGE encoded by the coding sequence ATGACTACGGCAGTTCCCGCACAGCGTTCCGGCGGAGGCGGCGGCAGCAGCGGCCTCTACGACGTCCTGGAGCTCATCCTGGACCGCGGACTGGTGATCGACGCGTTCGTCCGCGTCTCGCTGGTCGGCATCGAGATCCTGAAGATAGACATCCGGGTCGTGGTCGCGAGCGTCGACACGTACCTGCGGTTCGCCGAGGCGTGCAACCGCCTCGACCTGGAGGCCGGGCCGAGGAAGTCGCCCGGCCTGCCCGAGGTGCTGGAGAACGCGACCGAGAGCGGAGCGAGCAGCAAGACCAAGGGGGCCCTGGCCGGAGCCGCGGAGAGCATCTCCGACGCCTTCCGCACGGGCCGCTCGGACGAGGAGGAGCCGGAGCCCCGTAGGCGCCGCGCCGCCTCCCGCCGCAAGGAGGAGGGCGAGTGA
- a CDS encoding aspartate-semialdehyde dehydrogenase — translation MRIGIVGATGQVGGVMREILAERDFPVERLRLFASARSAGRTLPWKGEEVTVEDATTADYTGLDIVLFSAGGSTSKALAPKVAADGAVVIDNSSAWRLDPEVPLVVSEVNPRAAAERPKGIIANPNCTTMAAMPVLRPLHEEAGLTGLVVSTYQAVSGSGLAGVAELDEQVRKAVEGDATRLTFDGAAVEFPEPNKYARPIAFNVLPMAGSVVDDGLNETDEEQKLRNESRKILDIPELKVSGTCVRVPVFTGHSLQINARFERPISPRRAAELLADAPGVALSDIPTPQQAAGRDSTYVGRIRADETVENGLALFCSGDNLRKGAALNAVQIAELVAAESR, via the coding sequence ATGAGAATCGGCATCGTCGGAGCCACCGGCCAGGTCGGTGGAGTGATGCGCGAGATCCTGGCCGAGCGCGACTTCCCGGTGGAGCGGCTGCGACTGTTCGCCTCGGCGCGCTCGGCCGGTCGGACGCTGCCCTGGAAGGGCGAGGAGGTCACCGTCGAGGACGCCACCACGGCCGACTACACGGGGCTGGACATCGTACTGTTCTCGGCGGGTGGCTCGACCTCCAAGGCGCTGGCTCCGAAGGTCGCCGCCGACGGGGCGGTCGTCATCGACAACTCCTCGGCCTGGCGGCTGGACCCCGAGGTCCCGCTGGTGGTCTCCGAGGTGAACCCGCGGGCCGCCGCCGAGCGCCCCAAGGGCATCATCGCCAACCCGAACTGCACCACCATGGCCGCGATGCCGGTGCTGCGTCCGCTGCACGAGGAGGCGGGGCTGACCGGTCTGGTCGTCTCCACCTACCAGGCGGTCTCCGGCAGTGGTCTGGCCGGCGTCGCCGAGCTGGACGAGCAGGTCCGCAAGGCCGTCGAGGGCGACGCCACCCGGCTGACCTTCGACGGCGCGGCCGTGGAGTTCCCCGAGCCGAACAAGTACGCGCGTCCCATCGCCTTCAACGTGCTGCCGATGGCGGGCTCCGTCGTCGACGACGGCCTGAACGAGACCGACGAGGAGCAGAAGCTCCGCAACGAGAGCCGCAAGATCCTCGACATTCCGGAGCTGAAGGTCTCGGGCACCTGCGTGCGGGTGCCGGTCTTCACCGGCCACTCGCTCCAGATCAACGCCCGCTTCGAGCGCCCGATCAGCCCGCGCCGGGCCGCGGAGCTGCTGGCGGACGCGCCCGGTGTGGCCCTGTCCGACATCCCCACCCCGCAGCAGGCCGCCGGTCGGGACTCGACCTACGTGGGCCGGATCCGCGCCGACGAGACCGTGGAGAACGGTCTGGCCCTGTTCTGCTCCGGCGACAACCTCCGCAAGGGCGCCGCGCTCAACGCCGTCCAGATCGCGGAACTGGTCGCCGCCGAGTCCCGCTGA
- a CDS encoding acyl-CoA dehydrogenase family protein produces the protein MSSSALPPFDPADPLGLDDLLAPEDLAVRDTVRSWTADRVLPHIAEWYENGELPGIRELARELGSIGALGMSLEGYGCAGASAVQYGLACLELEAADSGVRSLVSVQGSLAMYAIHRYGSEEQKRRWLPSMASGEVIGCFGLTEPDHGSDPAGMRTSARRDGSDWVLDGRKMWITNGSVAGVAVVWARTDEGVRGFVVPTDTPGFAAPEIRHKWSLRASVTSELVLDGVRLPADAVLPEVTGLRGPLSCLNHARYGIVWGAMGAARSCFEAALEYSRTREQFGRPIGGFQLTQAKLADMAVELHKGVLLAHHLGRRMDAGRLRPEQVSFGKLNNVREAIDICRTARTILGANGISLEYPVMRHATNLESVLTYEGTVEMHQLVLGKALTGVDAFR, from the coding sequence GTGTCCAGTTCCGCCCTCCCGCCGTTCGACCCCGCCGATCCGCTCGGCCTGGACGACCTGCTCGCTCCGGAGGACCTGGCGGTGCGCGACACCGTCCGCTCCTGGACCGCCGACCGGGTGCTGCCGCACATCGCCGAGTGGTACGAGAACGGGGAGCTGCCCGGCATCCGGGAGCTGGCCCGCGAGCTGGGCTCGATCGGCGCCCTGGGCATGTCCCTGGAGGGCTACGGCTGCGCGGGCGCGTCCGCCGTCCAGTACGGGCTGGCCTGCCTGGAACTGGAGGCGGCCGACTCCGGTGTCCGTTCGCTGGTCTCGGTGCAGGGCTCGCTGGCGATGTACGCCATCCACCGCTACGGATCGGAGGAGCAGAAGCGGCGGTGGCTGCCGTCGATGGCGTCCGGCGAGGTCATCGGCTGCTTCGGTCTCACCGAACCCGACCACGGCTCCGACCCGGCCGGGATGCGCACCTCCGCCCGGCGCGACGGGAGCGACTGGGTGCTCGACGGCCGCAAGATGTGGATCACCAACGGTTCGGTGGCCGGTGTGGCCGTCGTCTGGGCCCGCACCGACGAGGGGGTCAGGGGCTTCGTCGTGCCCACCGACACCCCCGGCTTCGCCGCGCCCGAGATCCGGCACAAGTGGTCCCTGCGCGCCTCGGTCACCAGCGAGCTGGTGCTGGACGGCGTACGGCTGCCCGCCGACGCGGTGCTGCCGGAGGTCACCGGGCTGCGCGGGCCGCTGAGCTGCCTCAACCACGCCCGCTACGGGATCGTGTGGGGCGCGATGGGCGCGGCCCGCTCCTGCTTCGAGGCGGCCCTGGAGTACTCCCGCACCCGCGAGCAGTTCGGCAGGCCGATCGGGGGCTTCCAGCTCACCCAGGCCAAGCTCGCCGACATGGCCGTCGAACTCCACAAGGGCGTGCTGCTCGCGCACCACCTGGGCCGGCGCATGGACGCCGGGCGGCTCCGGCCGGAGCAGGTCAGCTTCGGCAAGCTCAACAACGTGCGCGAGGCGATCGACATCTGCCGCACCGCGCGGACGATCCTGGGGGCCAACGGGATCTCGCTGGAGTACCCGGTGATGCGGCACGCCACGAACCTGGAGTCGGTGCTGACCTACGAGGGCACCGTGGAGATGCACCAGCTCGTGCTGGGCAAGGCGCTCACCGGCGTCGACGCCTTCCGGTGA
- a CDS encoding alpha/beta hydrolase gives MEPQQHDAASAAGRRARPRRATKLALSLALALGTAGAALPTAQAAQDAQAAPTAVRAAADNPYERGPDPTERSIEAVRGPYAVSETRVSSLVVSGFGGGTIYYPTTTGDGTFGAVAIAPGFTADQSSMSWYGPRLASQGFVVFTIDTNTRMDQPASRGDQLLAALDYLTQRSSVRGRIDSDRLAVMGHSMGGGGSLEAAKDRPSLKAAIPLTPWNLDKTWREITVPTFIIGAESDSVASVRSHAEPFYESLPSSTDRAYMELNNATHFAPNTPDTEIAKYSISWLKRFVDDDTRYEQFLCPLPRPSLQIEEFRGNCPH, from the coding sequence ATGGAGCCGCAGCAGCACGACGCCGCCTCGGCCGCGGGCCGGCGCGCCCGCCCGCGCCGCGCGACGAAGCTGGCCCTGTCCCTGGCCCTGGCCCTCGGCACCGCGGGCGCGGCCCTGCCCACCGCCCAGGCCGCGCAGGACGCCCAGGCCGCCCCCACCGCCGTCCGGGCCGCGGCGGACAACCCCTACGAGCGCGGCCCGGACCCGACCGAGCGCAGCATCGAGGCCGTCCGCGGCCCCTACGCGGTCTCGGAGACCAGGGTCTCCTCCCTGGTGGTCTCCGGTTTCGGCGGCGGGACGATCTACTACCCGACCACCACCGGCGACGGCACCTTCGGCGCCGTGGCGATCGCCCCCGGCTTCACCGCCGACCAGTCCAGCATGTCCTGGTACGGCCCCCGCCTGGCCTCGCAGGGCTTCGTGGTCTTCACCATCGACACCAACACCCGGATGGACCAGCCCGCCAGCCGCGGCGACCAACTGCTGGCCGCGCTGGACTACCTCACCCAGCGCAGCTCGGTCCGCGGTCGGATCGACAGCGACAGACTGGCGGTCATGGGCCACTCCATGGGCGGCGGCGGCAGCCTGGAGGCCGCCAAGGACCGGCCCTCGCTGAAGGCGGCGATCCCGCTCACCCCCTGGAACCTGGACAAGACCTGGCGCGAGATCACCGTGCCGACGTTCATCATCGGCGCCGAGTCGGACAGCGTCGCCTCGGTGCGCTCCCACGCCGAGCCGTTCTACGAGAGCCTGCCCTCCTCCACGGACCGGGCGTACATGGAGCTGAACAACGCGACGCACTTCGCGCCGAACACCCCCGACACCGAGATCGCGAAGTACAGCATCTCCTGGTTGAAGCGCTTCGTGGACGACGACACCCGCTACGAGCAGTTCCTGTGCCCGCTGCCGCGGCCGAGCCTCCAGATCGAGGAGTTCCGCGGCAACTGCCCGCACTGA
- a CDS encoding cell division protein SepF, with protein sequence MGSVRRASAWLGLVDDSEMRYYDDEYTEGPESEDVREAWVTDPRVRVTAETAQGQGTRIATVTPDGFRDARGIGELFREGVPVIVNLTSMEPADAKRVVDFAAGLTFGLRGSIERVANRVFLLTPPDYRVINGENRRAVEGGFFNQS encoded by the coding sequence ATGGGATCGGTGCGCAGGGCGAGTGCGTGGCTGGGCCTCGTCGACGACAGCGAGATGCGCTACTACGACGACGAGTACACCGAGGGGCCCGAGTCCGAGGACGTCCGCGAGGCGTGGGTCACCGATCCACGGGTGCGCGTGACCGCCGAGACCGCCCAGGGGCAGGGCACCCGGATCGCGACGGTCACCCCCGACGGCTTCCGGGACGCCCGGGGCATCGGCGAGCTGTTCCGCGAGGGTGTTCCGGTGATCGTCAACCTCACGTCCATGGAGCCCGCCGACGCCAAGCGGGTCGTCGACTTCGCCGCCGGCCTGACCTTCGGCCTGCGCGGCTCGATCGAGCGCGTGGCCAACCGCGTCTTCCTGCTCACCCCGCCGGACTACCGGGTGATCAACGGGGAGAACCGCCGGGCCGTCGAGGGCGGCTTCTTCAACCAGAGCTGA
- a CDS encoding S1 family peptidase yields MKNRRTFTRRVVVAGASVVALLAGPFAPANADTAAAPRPLTPTAATELASTLSGDLKDDMAGAYYDAEGRTLVVNVLSEKGAAKVRQAGAEPRLVRYSLTQLSAAQKDLADESVPGTARAVDHRLNKVVVTADETVRGTALEELRDRVERLGDKAVLRRAEGTFTPMLAGGDAIWRGDGARCSLGFNVTRNGLPYFVTAGHCAWLFDGWSATRRGRDVGITVAGSFPGDDHALVRYIRPVDHPSEVNLGGGATQDVNRAADPLVGQPVRRSGSTTGVHDGKVVALDVSVTYPQGRVDGLIQTTVCAEPGDSGGPLFSGDTGHGLTSGGRGDCSSGGETFFQPLTEVLEEYGARVG; encoded by the coding sequence GTGAAAAACCGACGGACATTCACCCGGCGCGTGGTCGTCGCGGGCGCGAGCGTGGTGGCGCTGCTCGCCGGCCCGTTCGCCCCGGCGAACGCGGACACCGCGGCCGCGCCCAGACCCCTCACCCCCACGGCCGCCACCGAACTGGCCTCGACCCTCTCCGGCGACCTCAAGGACGACATGGCGGGCGCCTACTACGACGCCGAGGGCCGCACGCTGGTGGTCAACGTCCTCAGCGAGAAGGGGGCGGCGAAGGTCCGGCAGGCCGGCGCCGAGCCCCGTCTCGTGCGCTACTCCCTGACCCAGTTGAGCGCGGCCCAGAAGGACCTGGCGGACGAGAGCGTCCCCGGCACCGCGCGCGCCGTCGACCACCGGCTCAACAAGGTCGTGGTCACGGCGGACGAGACGGTGCGGGGCACCGCCCTGGAGGAGCTGCGCGACCGGGTCGAGCGGCTGGGCGACAAGGCCGTCCTGCGGCGGGCCGAGGGCACGTTCACCCCGATGCTGGCGGGTGGCGACGCGATCTGGCGCGGCGACGGGGCGCGCTGCTCGCTGGGCTTCAACGTCACCCGCAACGGTCTGCCGTACTTCGTGACCGCGGGCCACTGCGCCTGGCTCTTCGACGGTTGGTCCGCCACCCGGCGCGGCCGGGACGTCGGCATCACCGTGGCCGGCAGCTTCCCCGGCGACGACCACGCCCTGGTGCGCTACATCCGTCCCGTCGACCACCCGAGCGAGGTGAACCTCGGGGGCGGCGCCACCCAGGACGTCAACCGGGCCGCCGACCCCCTCGTCGGGCAGCCCGTCCGGCGCAGCGGCAGCACCACGGGCGTCCACGACGGGAAGGTCGTGGCGCTGGACGTCTCCGTCACCTACCCGCAGGGCAGGGTCGACGGCCTGATCCAGACGACCGTCTGCGCCGAGCCCGGCGACAGCGGCGGCCCGCTCTTCTCCGGTGACACCGGCCACGGGCTGACCTCCGGCGGTCGGGGCGACTGCTCCTCGGGCGGCGAGACCTTCTTCCAGCCGCTGACCGAGGTGCTGGAGGAGTACGGGGCCCGGGTCGGCTGA
- a CDS encoding proteinase inhibitor I78 — MAPAPTNPQTPDDDPEDYVGLDARTAEQRARDRGWSTVRTLPPDAVITMEYLFGRLNFTVEDGVVTRSWKG; from the coding sequence ATGGCACCGGCACCCACGAACCCGCAGACGCCCGACGACGATCCCGAGGACTACGTCGGCCTCGACGCCCGCACCGCCGAACAGCGGGCCCGCGACCGCGGTTGGAGCACCGTGCGGACCCTGCCGCCGGACGCGGTCATCACCATGGAGTACCTCTTCGGACGGCTGAACTTCACCGTCGAGGACGGCGTCGTGACCCGCAGCTGGAAGGGGTGA
- a CDS encoding phosphatase PAP2 family protein, translated as MRTDRIFARLEQEPARPLTPPPGMSGTRKALFFTTLGFYAAVVAAVLTTSRLVRLDWRVMLFRPYKQWPELHAFLDYFVVLGQRGPTAVLVAAWLGWRSWRQRTLRPLLALGISLLLLNVTVGAAKLGMGREGPHYANRVGANEMFLTGDIFPSGHTANAVVTWGILAYLATTPRARRQLSVVAAVFALGVGATTVYIGTHWVSDVLLGWASGLLILLALPWFEPLLARVEAYLLGHWYRFRSAPAARPRSAGDRVPPVAGSPGAPKARPVTAPLPTAASHPGRAGDPRHHPPHTGRHPARADRSPTAPGGGRRPYGERTVSRTAPLGPRK; from the coding sequence GTGCGTACCGACCGGATCTTCGCCCGCCTGGAACAGGAGCCGGCGAGGCCGCTCACTCCCCCACCGGGGATGAGCGGCACCCGCAAAGCGCTCTTCTTCACCACGCTGGGCTTCTACGCCGCCGTCGTGGCCGCGGTGCTGACCACCTCCCGGCTCGTGCGGCTGGACTGGCGGGTCATGCTCTTCCGCCCCTACAAGCAGTGGCCGGAGCTCCACGCCTTCCTCGACTACTTCGTGGTGCTCGGACAGCGCGGCCCCACCGCGGTGCTGGTCGCCGCCTGGCTGGGCTGGCGGTCCTGGCGGCAGCGCACCCTGCGTCCGCTGCTGGCCCTGGGCATCTCCCTGCTGCTGCTGAACGTGACCGTGGGCGCGGCGAAGCTGGGCATGGGACGGGAGGGGCCGCACTACGCCAACCGTGTCGGCGCCAACGAGATGTTCCTGACCGGTGACATATTCCCCTCCGGTCACACGGCCAACGCCGTGGTGACCTGGGGCATCCTGGCCTACCTGGCCACCACACCGCGCGCGCGGCGCCAACTGTCGGTCGTCGCCGCGGTCTTCGCGCTCGGGGTGGGCGCCACCACCGTCTACATCGGCACCCACTGGGTCAGCGACGTGCTGCTGGGCTGGGCGTCCGGGCTGCTCATCCTGCTGGCGCTGCCCTGGTTCGAGCCGCTGTTGGCACGCGTCGAGGCGTACCTGCTGGGCCACTGGTACCGCTTTCGATCGGCGCCGGCGGCGCGACCGCGGTCCGCGGGAGACCGCGTCCCTCCGGTGGCGGGCTCGCCCGGGGCGCCGAAGGCCCGGCCGGTGACCGCGCCGCTGCCGACCGCCGCCTCCCATCCCGGCCGCGCCGGGGACCCCCGCCACCACCCCCCGCACACGGGCCGGCACCCGGCCCGCGCGGACCGCTCCCCCACCGCGCCGGGCGGTGGCCGGCGGCCCTACGGTGAGCGGACGGTGTCGCGCACCGCGCCGCTGGGACCGCGGAAGTGA
- a CDS encoding trypsin-like serine protease, translating to MRIKRTSASHADSARRGRVRLVAAASAVAAAAAVALPVSANAAPAPSPVAKVAMADKAMKTADVAGTAWYTDQETNTLVVTVDSTVSQAEIAKIKKTAGAGADAIRVERTPGTFNKLISGGDAIYSGSGRCSLGFNVRSSSGTDYFLTAGHCTNGTSSWHNGSTTLGTTAGSSFPGNDYGIVRYTSSVSRPGTVGGQDITRAANPSVGQTVYRRGSTTGTHSGRVTGLNATVNYGGGDIVYGLIQTNVCAEPGDSGGPLYYGSTAFGLTSGGSGNCRTGGTTFFQPVVEALNAYGVNVH from the coding sequence GTGAGGATCAAGCGCACCTCCGCTTCCCACGCTGATTCGGCCAGACGAGGCCGTGTCCGTCTCGTCGCCGCGGCTTCCGCCGTCGCCGCCGCGGCCGCCGTGGCCCTGCCGGTCTCGGCGAACGCCGCCCCCGCCCCCTCCCCCGTCGCCAAGGTGGCCATGGCCGACAAGGCCATGAAGACCGCCGACGTGGCCGGCACCGCCTGGTACACCGACCAGGAGACCAACACCCTGGTCGTCACGGTGGACAGCACGGTCAGCCAGGCCGAGATAGCCAAGATCAAGAAGACCGCCGGGGCCGGCGCGGACGCGATCCGCGTCGAGCGCACCCCGGGCACGTTCAACAAGCTGATCTCCGGCGGCGACGCCATCTACAGCGGCAGCGGACGCTGCTCGCTGGGCTTCAACGTCCGCTCCAGCAGCGGCACCGACTACTTCCTCACCGCCGGTCACTGCACCAACGGCACCTCCAGCTGGCACAACGGCTCGACCACCCTCGGGACGACGGCCGGATCCAGCTTCCCGGGCAACGACTACGGCATCGTCCGCTACACCAGCTCGGTCAGCCGTCCGGGCACCGTCGGCGGTCAGGACATCACCCGCGCGGCCAACCCGTCCGTGGGTCAGACCGTCTACCGCCGCGGCAGCACCACCGGCACCCACAGCGGCCGGGTCACCGGCCTGAACGCCACCGTCAACTACGGCGGCGGCGACATCGTCTACGGCCTCATCCAGACCAACGTCTGCGCCGAGCCCGGCGACAGCGGCGGCCCGCTGTACTACGGCTCCACCGCCTTCGGTCTGACCTCCGGCGGCTCCGGCAACTGCCGCACCGGCGGCACGACCTTCTTCCAGCCGGTCGTCGAGGCGCTGAACGCTTACGGCGTGAACGTCCACTGA
- a CDS encoding acyl-CoA dehydrogenase family protein, with the protein MTDPDELRRRTRALLDAHDPTGTDRLDFLRARYDAGLAWVHFPHGHGGLGAPRALQAVVDTELAAAGAPDNDPGRNGIGLGMAAPTILRYGTEEQKERFLRPLWTGEEVWCQLFSEPGAGSDLAALATRAVRDGDTWVVDGQKVWTSSAHNARWAILIARTDPDLPKHRGITYFVCDMTDPGVEVRPLRQITGEAEFNEVFLTGVRVPDAHRLGGVGEGWKIAQTTLNNERVAIGGQRAPREAGMVGKVATTWRERPELRTHGLHRRLLSGWVGAEVARLTGERLRQQLTAGHPGPEGAGTKLAFARLAQELSGLEVELLGEEGLSYDDWSMRRPETVDFTGREAGYRYLRAKGNSIEGGTSEILRNIIAERVLGLPAEARTDKDVPWKELAR; encoded by the coding sequence GTGACCGATCCGGACGAGCTGCGCCGCCGCACCCGCGCGCTGCTCGACGCGCACGACCCGACCGGCACCGACCGGCTCGACTTCCTGCGCGCCCGCTACGACGCCGGGCTCGCCTGGGTGCACTTCCCCCACGGCCACGGCGGACTCGGCGCCCCGCGCGCCCTCCAGGCCGTCGTCGACACCGAGCTGGCCGCGGCCGGCGCCCCCGACAACGACCCCGGGCGCAACGGCATCGGCCTGGGCATGGCCGCGCCCACGATCCTGCGATACGGCACCGAGGAGCAGAAGGAGCGCTTCCTGCGCCCCCTGTGGACCGGCGAGGAGGTGTGGTGCCAGCTCTTCAGCGAGCCCGGCGCCGGTTCCGACCTGGCCGCGCTCGCCACCCGCGCGGTGCGCGACGGCGACACCTGGGTGGTCGACGGCCAGAAGGTGTGGACCTCCAGCGCCCACAACGCCCGTTGGGCCATCCTGATCGCCCGCACCGACCCCGACCTCCCCAAGCACCGCGGCATCACCTACTTCGTCTGCGACATGACCGACCCCGGGGTCGAGGTGCGGCCGCTGCGCCAGATCACCGGCGAGGCGGAGTTCAACGAGGTCTTCCTCACCGGCGTCCGCGTCCCCGACGCCCACCGCCTGGGCGGAGTGGGGGAGGGCTGGAAGATCGCCCAGACCACCCTCAACAACGAGCGCGTCGCCATCGGCGGACAGCGCGCGCCGCGCGAGGCCGGCATGGTCGGCAAGGTCGCGACCACCTGGCGCGAGCGCCCCGAACTGCGCACCCACGGACTCCACCGGCGGCTGCTGTCCGGCTGGGTGGGCGCCGAGGTCGCCCGGCTCACCGGCGAGCGGCTGCGCCAGCAGCTCACCGCCGGTCACCCCGGCCCCGAGGGCGCGGGCACGAAGCTCGCCTTCGCCCGACTGGCGCAGGAGCTCAGCGGGCTGGAGGTCGAGCTGCTGGGCGAGGAGGGCCTGTCCTACGACGACTGGAGCATGCGCCGCCCGGAGACCGTGGACTTCACCGGCCGGGAGGCGGGCTACCGCTACCTGCGTGCCAAGGGCAACTCCATCGAGGGCGGCACCTCGGAGATCCTGCGCAACATCATCGCCGAGCGGGTCCTGGGACTGCCCGCCGAGGCCCGCACCGACAAGGACGTCCCCTGGAAGGAGCTCGCCCGATGA
- a CDS encoding MFS transporter → MPGTTTAGATRAADVPRQRPRRTGPAGPADGDGRFTDGSANRWTVLVVLCASLLLVAVDATVLHVAVPAVSESLRPGAVELLWIVDAYPLVCASLLILFGTLGDRVGRRRVLLAGYATFGVASAFAAYAHTPQVLIVARALLGVGGAMIMPATLSILRHVFPDRRERALAIGVWSAVAAVGAAVGPLVGGALLEHFWWGSVFLVNIPLMLLCVPLGRWLLPESTGDREGPWDVVGALVAAAGLCLVILGVKRAGDGEPLGPGTLLPALLGVALLALFVRRQRRRRHPLVDCAGLTRPAFGTAVACIVLTVLALVGLALIAAQYLQLVLGLTPLQTGLRLLPLSLAAIAAGLVGSRLLRRLGPRTMVCLGFLTTAVAVLALTGVGQQDRPALLVGGFVLLGFGLETTLFGSYESMLSDAPADRAGGAAAIGETAYQLGAGIGIAVLGTVVNAAYAPGVRAVAGVPGDAAADAAHSLGEAYEVAGRLGGPEGEALRAAARESFVHGLHTALLVSAGLLLLGALAALRLPRTMVPQERDGTRGGVRNEERGPGAEARSGHRRDGTPGEGAGQPGESLLSGGITRP, encoded by the coding sequence ATGCCCGGGACGACCACGGCCGGAGCCACCAGGGCGGCGGACGTCCCCCGACAGAGACCGCGCCGGACGGGACCGGCCGGTCCGGCGGACGGGGACGGCCGCTTCACCGACGGCTCCGCGAACCGCTGGACCGTACTCGTCGTCCTCTGCGCCAGTCTGCTCCTCGTGGCCGTCGACGCCACGGTGCTGCACGTCGCGGTCCCCGCCGTCTCCGAGTCCCTGCGCCCCGGTGCCGTCGAACTGCTGTGGATCGTGGACGCCTACCCGCTGGTCTGCGCGTCCCTGCTGATCCTCTTCGGCACCCTCGGCGACCGGGTGGGACGGCGTCGGGTGTTGCTGGCGGGGTACGCCACCTTCGGCGTCGCCTCGGCGTTCGCCGCCTACGCCCACACCCCCCAGGTGTTGATCGTGGCCCGCGCGCTGCTCGGCGTGGGCGGCGCGATGATCATGCCCGCCACCCTGTCGATCCTGCGGCACGTCTTCCCCGACCGCCGTGAGCGGGCGCTGGCCATCGGGGTGTGGAGCGCGGTCGCGGCAGTCGGCGCCGCCGTCGGTCCACTGGTCGGCGGGGCGCTGCTGGAGCACTTCTGGTGGGGCTCGGTCTTCCTGGTCAACATTCCGCTGATGCTGCTGTGCGTCCCCCTGGGGCGGTGGCTGCTGCCGGAGTCCACCGGCGACCGGGAGGGCCCCTGGGACGTGGTGGGAGCCCTGGTGGCCGCCGCCGGGCTGTGCCTGGTGATCCTGGGCGTCAAGCGGGCGGGCGACGGCGAACCGCTGGGGCCGGGGACGTTGCTTCCCGCGCTGCTGGGCGTGGCGCTGCTGGCCCTGTTCGTGCGCCGACAGCGCCGCCGCCGCCATCCCCTGGTGGACTGCGCCGGTCTGACCCGGCCCGCCTTCGGCACCGCCGTGGCCTGCATCGTGCTGACCGTGTTGGCGCTGGTGGGCCTGGCGCTGATCGCCGCCCAGTACCTCCAACTGGTCCTCGGTCTCACCCCCCTGCAGACCGGACTGCGACTGCTGCCGCTCAGCCTCGCCGCGATCGCCGCGGGACTGGTCGGCTCCCGACTGCTGCGCCGCCTGGGGCCGCGCACCATGGTCTGTCTCGGCTTCCTGACCACCGCCGTCGCCGTGCTGGCGCTGACCGGTGTCGGGCAGCAGGACCGGCCCGCCCTGCTGGTCGGCGGCTTCGTCCTGCTGGGCTTCGGCCTGGAGACGACGCTCTTCGGCTCCTACGAGTCGATGCTCAGCGACGCCCCGGCCGATCGGGCGGGCGGCGCCGCGGCGATCGGAGAGACCGCGTACCAACTCGGCGCGGGCATCGGCATCGCGGTCCTGGGCACCGTCGTGAACGCCGCCTACGCCCCCGGGGTGCGGGCGGTGGCCGGGGTGCCCGGGGACGCCGCGGCCGACGCCGCCCACTCGCTGGGCGAGGCGTACGAGGTGGCCGGGCGGCTCGGCGGCCCGGAGGGGGAGGCGCTGCGCGCGGCGGCGAGGGAGTCCTTCGTCCACGGGCTGCACACGGCGCTGCTGGTCAGCGCGGGGCTGCTGCTGCTCGGCGCGCTGGCCGCGCTGCGGTTGCCGCGCACGATGGTTCCCCAGGAGCGGGACGGGACCCGGGGCGGCGTGCGGAACGAGGAGCGGGGGCCCGGCGCGGAGGCCCGTTCCGGCCACCGACGGGACGGCACGCCGGGGGAGGGCGCCGGACAGCCGGGGGAATCCCTCTTGTCCGGCGGTATTACCCGGCCGTAA